TGTCAACGATGTCGATAATGTAGTACACCAATAACTTGATCTAGTACGACTGTAAATTGAAAATACGACGAATggctcgtacgaaaacaaggatgggatttgcgtacgtatcctattcgttcgaaaactaTGATAAGGGTGTATATTCCGCAACTGCGAACAAAATTTcatgagtttagaaatgataattggcaTGATATACCGTCAATTGAGTAAATATCGCGAGCGAGCGAATAACAGTGGAATTTCAGTCAAATTTCCCTGTAAtattcgaagaaattcataattcataataaTCGGGTGGTATTTGTGTGACCAGACCAATTGCATCGCTGACTATGCCAAATAGTACACAACCCGTTGTCGCCGTCGTTCGCTCACCAAAGTTTTGCATCACGAGCGAACCGTGGCGGAATACATTGACCATATCACCGAGATCGCATTGAGCAACCTTTGGTACTTGCTATCGTTCGTCGTCCGTTGCTGCGgcccttcaaataaaaacaaaaattgttcgtATTATAAACAGAGCTACGGAAATCTTACTTACATCTTTTATGCAAACAAATAGATTGTTCTGTTATCCGCCCGAGGAAATCACTGTCATCCAATTTGGTTAATAGTCGCGAGCGATCTCCTCGAAATTACCTCCAGCGTGACAGATCGCATCAAATCACCCACCAAAATGAAGTCGCCTGTAAAAAAACCATTACTCTGAGGAATCCAAGTTATTAATCTTGTTTACCCTTGGTTTTACAATATAATGAGAACACGTTAATGAAATGGTTACAATCGTACAGTTGAATTGATGCTAGCTAATACACGACGGTTAAACTCAATGAGAGAATAGCACGCGCCCTTGATTCCCTTCTCGCTAACTTGAGTGAGGGCTCCATCCGCGTAGTGATTGATGATAATCCTTCCTACTTTGGGTTCCGGTTCCACTTGATGTACCAGTGCTGTGCCGACGATGCAATAAGTATTCGAGTCGTTACCCAACTTCGCCGAAATCAGTGACATAGTATACTCCGTTTGCATGAATTGATGTGCATGTAGCAACTCGAACGTATTCTGATCGATGATAAGTAGATTGTGAATTTCAACTTCTTGACCAAACTCGGCACTGCTGGCTCCTGGCTTAAGCATTGCCATGCTGCTCGAGTAAGTTACATTTGTCGTCTGAGTCACGTGCTCTGTCTCGAAGGAGTCAGACCACTCGAGTCCTGAAGATCCATTCGCACCGTTATAACACCAAACTATTGAGAAGCTTCCTGTTCCTATTTGTACCGTTCGAATGTGCAGCTTttgaatttcattaattttttttatatctgtattatagtgattttcaactcatttggttggttcgtcacttttacttccatttttggaagaatgtcgggagtgagaattgaactcgtgaccttttgcgtgagaggcatggatgttaccactacgccagatcgcctcctaatTTCATTAATTGTACCAAGAATAACTGAATATTCGGTTCCAAGAGCCGAACTGTCCGGATACGTTCCGGCATTAAGTGAGCACATATGATTTACTTCCTTCAGGTTGACATTCGAGAAAACCGCTGTCGAATGGTTCCGAACGGCTGGAGCTTTCGTTCAAGGGTGAATGTGACAGTGCTGAGGGAGGGAAAAGAAGGTTATTATTGTGAACATGTGCAATTGGCCGTTTCATACCTCTAGTGCTCCGACTTGCCTGCTTCAATTTTGATATAATAAATGTCGCATGCAGTTACACACGCAAGCTGACATGAATTTCACGCGACTACACTAATGCATTTATCATCCGGCGGATTCCATTCACATATCATCGATTTGTTGTCACATTGGATCAATCGTGCTGTTATGAATTAACCCGAATAACTTGGTCATAATCGACATTCGCACAGTAAACTGTCTGCGGATCACTCAGAAACCCGGGAATTTCCGTTTTTTCCCGACAAAAACTGTACACAATGTAGGAAtctcaaatgaaaataaaacagaagtgaaaaaataaaaaaaaacatctctcaTCGATGTCGATAAAACAGTTTACCAAACAAATCTAGTACACAGAaatacggccgtaaatgaggatagctttttctttgacgacgtatcgtatccgacgaatcaatatacggatacggccgtaaatgagaataagggcgaatatctctcaaaaattcacgtacgccatcatactgaaatgttttcacttatttcataatgtcttcgaaatgtcttcacaaaatcaaatgtcttcacagtaagtcaaatgtcttcaaaatgaagacatgtcttcaaacctggcatccctgattgTCAGTGTAGAATCTACACAATCGAgactcgattccacggtggaaattcagaatcgttgtgaaacattgaaataatCTACTTTtatcaactagaaaatgtttctacCTATCGTTTGAAGGTGTTTTCCTCTCGTTTTATTtctggactgatgaattattaacaaaaaagtgtttgttcatgttcacgttcacgggaactctaaaccaggcttCATCAGATACCTTGGTATGaagcaaggcgcctctatatataccaggtgaaacaatcatatgaaatgcactttcagccatattggaattgctgtcggtattgtttacaaacagcatcagaacgctgccggcggctctctacaaactgctgcgacgcttattcgaacgatgcctactttgttcggctttcgcgaatttatgtgaaaaagacgggatgattttgtagaatttcattctcatccagttcatccactactctcgcatgtgaaaatgcaaaaatggcgtatcctagcaataacaaaacaaacaacccccgctccacaaaccgtaatccccttcttattgaagtgatgatgttgcttcacctgttatacatttatacaagcgccttggtaTGAAGTGTGCACTAGGACTTAGTGGtaaacatgtaaacaaaaatgatCCAATTGAATCAATTAAATTAGTGATTCTAATATTTTGCTACAATTCTGGTCAGATAGTTCTTGATTTTACAGTGCAAGTATGGGAAAGAAAAAGGATTCCAATGTTGAACGTGAAGGTAAAAATCTGGTTAAAATATAGGTAAACTTACTATTTCTTCATTTATCTTGAAGATGATGGCTATGGATTTGCacacaagaaacataaaaagcaCAAAAAACACAAGAAAAGTAAATCTCAATCGCAACTCTCCGTTCCGACATATGATTTTGTACCAAACGAAGTGGACCAAACAGTTGAAATTGTGGAAGAAATTGAGTACATGGAAGCAGATCCGGAACCAGAAATAATTTCAGGAGTAGAAGCGGAACCCGAACAAGAATCGCTCAGTTCGACCATAACAAATGCGGTGCCTCCCTCGCCAGCAACTCCAGCGAAAAACACTCCACCAGCTAAGGGATCGTCTATAGCAAAATCCAAGAAAAAGAAAGGCAAAGGTAAAGACAGCGGCACATCTAGCGAAGAAGAGCGGTGGCTCGATGCAATTGAGTCGGGCAAACTCGAAGAAGTTGACGATGAGCTCAAAAAGATCAAACCAAAGGATCCAAAATTGATGACTGCTCGCCAGAGGGCAATGTACGAGAGAAATACCGATAAGGACACAACAAGTTCAGCGACAGAAATGTTGATGGCGTTACCGACTGGATACAAGGAAAAAGTTATGACGGCCGAAGCAATCCAGAAAGCCCAGCTGAAGTCACAAAAACGCAAACAGCTCGCTGATGAAAAAAGGGAGAAGGACAAGAAGAAAACGATGGAACGATTGTTGAAAAAACAGGATTCAAAGTCGGTGAAAGCCATAAAGAACCGCCCGGTGAAGGCGCAACATCCGGTTATAACTTACAAGAACACTTTGGAAGGATCCACAATTTCGCTGCCACCGAATATGGAATTTCCTTTGCAACCTAAGAAAGCAAAAGATCCCCCGAAACCTATTCTGTGTGGAATGCCGAATTGCACGAATGTGAAGCGTTATAATTGTTCGAAAACTAACATTCCACTTTGTAGCTATCGGTGTTACAAAATGAATGTTGATTCAATAAAACACATCATTTGTTgattttatcaaagttttatgTTCTTTTGTACCCCACAGTAAATCCGTTTAGAAGTCAACctgcaatatatatatatatacttgtCAACATTATCTtctgtaaaatttgaaaatagtttttcgtctcatttgatttttgaattgatCAGCCAGAACGTAAATGGAGTCTTGAGGTTCATACTAATGTTTCGATATTTAATGCGTGAATCTTAAAATTGCAGGAATAAGATAGAAAAATTCTTACCAATAACTGATTTAAGTAATTTTCATAGGGAATCTTATCAGTAGACATATCGACTGCAACTGCCATCATTTCTTCGAGCTCTTCTGCCGTGAACGGTTCTCCCTCCTCCGTGATCAATTTCGTCATGTATTCACGATCCACAAAGCCCTTACGTTCTTGATCCAGTACATGAAATGCCTTCAGCAGTTTTTCGGGAGGTGCAGGTTCTAATCTGTGAATAAAATGTAGAATAATCTAGGAATCAAACTATGTGTTATCGATAAATTTTCGAACTTATGCTCTGCAATTAGTTGGCTAACATAAGGTAGAAACTTGGACAGATGAACTGTTCCATTAGAATCTTCAAATTCAGTTGCGGAAATAACCTCGTTCACATCCGCTTCCGTTGGGACACATCCTGTggatgaataaaattatttattggtGAAAAGAGATATGCATTTGGTATAAAACCTAAAAATCTCAAAATTGTTCCGATTTCGCGAACGTCAACTGTTTTATTGCCATGATGATCGAATATCAAGAATGCATCAGCTACACGTTTCTCTAGCTCGTTAGCCGGATTTATTTCTGTTGGttaataattatgaaaaatctAGTAATTAACACATATATCATATTATTAATAATTTACCAGGGTAATCTAAATCAGCCATACTTTCCTCGATTTTCTTTTATTGGGTATAACAGGGCGAAAAATTTGATTTAACAAAAACATTGGTTGTCAACGGCAACCAGTGAATACTTGGTCTATTGAGCTGGgcgaattcttttttttatcgaagAGGTTTTTAGCCTTAGGTTGCTTTGTCTCTGTCATATTAAAACTGATGTTTCTGAAGGAGTTTTTCTCTGAGGGTTTCCCCTTTTGTTTCATAATGAATTCAATAACAAGATCGTTCAACTAAAACAGTTTAATGAACGTAGCATCCATACATTCCGCGCATATAAATTCATTCGGGTCGTCCACCCCGGCGCATTCCATGTGCATAGTTCCCCCACCGCATGCCTTACATCCCACCAGTTGGGTACGTTTTCGACCAATTCTAGCATTTGCCAATTTGCAATCTTCAGCAGTGCAGTTGCGTTTGTGAATATTCTTGAAGGCACCCTGCTCTAACTCCCAACTTGCGTCGCGCAATGGCACAAAAACTCCGTGCAGTCTCGCATGGTCCGCGAAGCTCTTGTCGAAACAGTTGGGACACTTGAAGTAATAACCAGCCTCAAATGCGAACCGCTGTAAACACTCTCGATGATACCACGCAATATCGGGTTGTGAGGCTTCTTTACTGTTTGGTTCACAAATCGACCGAATACTCGATATAGGATTATCAATATCCATCGCTTCCCAGCAAATCCAGCACAAATCATCTTCTTCGTGTGGTTCATCGTGACGAACAGGATGATGTTCATGGCAGTATGAAACGAAGGCTCCCACGAACTGCGTCAAGCAATTGTTTTTGTATCCGCATATATAGTGAAACCAAcgttcgcaatttgtttcacaGCATTTGATGGCAGCTGAGCGACAGTTGCAATAACTGCAAATCTTATCACGATACATTTTGAATGAATCGTTAATGTCTTTCAGTAGAAAGCCGAGAATTCCTGCTTTATCCCCTCCTTTCTGGGATATATATGTACCGGATAGAAGACAAAAATAATGACATCGGAGTGTTCGTTTTTGCTGTTGCTTTTCTATAAACTCGCCGTACTTTAAACTGTTTTTCTCAGACAACAAACAAATATCGCAAACGTGCGTCGCATCCGAACTGAGGACGGTTAATTTGAAACGTGAATCCGCTGCGATATATGATGTCGGGCCGGGTTCAAGTACTTGTGTTGATTCATtattattttgagattcagagTGCTCTGCAGATGCAAGAAAGGTTAAAAAATATAGTTAGGTGGTATCATAAAAATCTTACTGCTGCTCTCTTCCATGTCCTGAGTTGCATCATTAGAATAGGTACAGATTGTATTCTGAATGGTGGATGTAGATGCCGGtactattttttgttcattgtaGAAGTCTCGAATTTCTCTGCTTTTAACAGTAAGCACATCCAATATTTCTTGTAATCCCGAATATTTCATGTTATCGGTACGGTGAATTTGAGGGAGTAGGTGTTGCAGTTTTTCTAATCTTAAGGATGGTTCTAAACATTCAAGGTCATTAAAATTAACCGAATTTGCATTAGAATCGATCGTTATTAACAACCGCGGTAGTCGTGCATATTTGCGAAAGTAAGGATTTGAATACTCAAATCCTTTCATTAGCTCGATAAGACGAAAGTTGAGTACGGCGCTCTCATCTGCTACTGAATAAAAGTTTAATAACTGTTTTGCTTGTGGCAGGCACCCAGGGCAGAACGTCAGTTGATCTTTCTACAATCAAATCAGCAGTAATAGTGAATCAAATCAcaatattttgaaataaccaacCTGGAGTCCACCCGCAAAATTTGCAAGATCCTCGCTTGGAGGTAGATGGAAAAGAAACGGCGTATAGCGTGAACAGCAACGACAGCAGATGAAGCGGAGCCGATCAAGTCCAACATAGAAATAATCTTCTTCTTCCAAGAAATCTTCATTGAGATTCATCGTTCCGAGAGTGTTTGGTACAAAATATCTTATAAAACCAATCTTGATCAGTGGTAATCAttaacaaatatattttcgatATTATTCGTTTTCATATGTCAACAAAATACAAATGTTATTCGACGCTTCAAATTTGACTTTATGCCAAAAGTTATTGTTATAGGTGGACcatataatcgagtgaagcggTATATGTGAACAATATGACAGAAAGCGAGGGAGTTTGTTTACTTGAATTGGGAGAGAGATTTTGATACTTACGTattaaccaaggcgcctagaagtatatcctaaggtgggccaacttgctaaaacgactcttcagccatcttggaagtctactgtgttttgtttgtaaacaatacacaatacgctagtggcgaagctcgctcgtgatcagtctgtctctttcacgcaaataattccccttctgctttcttccgtactgttttcatataccgctcccctaaccaacttagtgacgaaatggcctcacctagtaccatagacccgtcttggtattcgcgttgacggcggaatggtgtcgacatctggatacgatattagtttgtatgaggtcaactattctctatcagattagtcgaccctaaggcagttttaaattgctaaaatttgaatgaaatttttttctttgcgttattTGCCTTCTATAAGTACGCTGTTCTGAccccaatttaaactattttctatcagttttcagatattctcaccaaaacttgccattataatacaaaattatctttaaacacaatttgtgtatgatatttttttactacttgcaagcaaaagtgattttagtttacctagagtactaatttggtttggtaaaaataattttcattcataatttttattttaaaagcacgTTTATGTCttttgcaaacccatattgtcatgcctgctcccccatttcgtaatacgaaactcaatgccgtcaacgcggattaaCCTCACTGGAGCACAATATtcataaaggctgatttagacgatgacagtcagcgctctagttgaagtatccagtgaatagagaacagacactctgttcggGTTAGAGGCCAAtaacttgttcgatactggtacaagtaacttgaacagattgtctgttctctgttcactggatacttcaactagagcgctgactggcatcgtctaaatcagccttaatgaatttattttttgtaatgaaatttattctgaggtcaatatacactacactgagaggaaaatttagtaaatatgacgaaatttttggtacatgttaccaattctctagtcattttctaccctactaatcattggtacatgttacaaaaaaagaatggtagACACAcatgtcaaacaaactacaaattgttggtccaacattggtgcaataacagtgaaaattttgcttcatatttgtgagatcagggataatgacaatattttttaataattatttttaatttaaaaaattgtattcaaTTGCGTTTAATTCTACTTACTTAGAATGCATTatactaataacttattctataaacaacatcaataattctcgttggaatcattctataaactgcgtacaagaggcaaatttcaatcgcagcctcaaccacctcaatttgatgagcatttccaaagcaagttcccgttcctcttcctgctgcatcgctctgatttgcattaGCTGATTAGCAGAGTGACGGTAGAAatagcacgtttcatccgtattttgttctctcgtgtccctatgaagaaaagaaatacatatgttaatgatattaaaaatgcaataaattatgtatgttcaccTTAAGTTTTTTACGGTCGATGATGTGTTGAAGAAAGATTCCAATCTTAGCGACAAACTCGCCGTTACCTTTAATCCCATAGCTCGGATAGTTTTTGGTAAACAAGTATTACGAGTCTGGGATCATGCCAGCTGTAAAgacaaggaaaaaggtcaatagtgttgtaatgtatagaatataactgatgtttatccttggcgggaatatgaaaatagtttcccgaccgaggtgactgatgtaatgatgtaaaaaaacgaatacttatctccgatttgtttatgatgaatgattgtactgcatataattttaaggccaactaaaaaagaaaaaaatggtattaggtcaattaagataatatggatcaaaatttcttgtgatattttccccgccgaaaatatgaaaacaaattctcgggggagatgaatacataattgaattcaataaaaacaaagtgcttacctccgaatcgcttcgtctccaaaagacaaaagacaaagtgcgcacatcacagttgttaggtatgacaataaaaacaaacttactaatggtatgaagtaaaatatacgaattcctggtaggaactttcattgcgtctgacatcttttttacgcaattctagtaatatttacaaaaaatgtgtatattttaccaatgtttttgctactaaagatttggtagctgcttttactaaactatttctccagtgtagaAGAAATAATTCGAAACTGGAACTACCATTCTTTAGTAGTCGACAAATCGGTAGAATGTATAAATTGGGAAATGCATTTTTAGTACATTTTACCAAAACAGCTCGCAGTCGCTATTTCCCTTTTGAActgagatgggcaaaacggttcattttgatgaacggttcagtcactaacTGTTCATTTAAGAGAATTAGTTCCTTTTAACCGttctttctctctttcgttcagcggtattaaaaaCAACATAGAATAAttgctggaacccaacatcaatagacagctattcattgatatcgttgaattggatagatttttttaattcgcataggatttatatttttgaaatttggtggagaaagataagctgcttctttAAAAGTAGCAAATTGTATGTGAAAGTACGTTTATCGGCCGACTATAATATATGtgataatttgatgcgcacagaatatatgcaatttttcatattttctgttaggACGAAATACAGGATCTATGTAAGATCATGTTTCATAACGGTTCATTCAGAGTCCAAAATCCAGCATTTTAGctaacaatcaatcatccgAACAATTACGATTaaacgtacacgcaataggccaaataatggattgaaagcaacgaaaaaaattttttctcaacttgccctcactagaagattttatgtttaccttattcagatttttttctgataatcaggaagtatatgaatgttacgcggaattgaaaaaacacatgaaattgaaaatacataGCTTTtcctttaaaaataaaattttatttttaacccaaaattgagtatacaccaACAAAATAAATCCTGCATTACATGAATTTTGCTCATGAATa
The Toxorhynchites rutilus septentrionalis strain SRP chromosome 2, ASM2978413v1, whole genome shotgun sequence genome window above contains:
- the LOC129770345 gene encoding dynein regulatory complex protein 8 isoform X2, encoding MADLDYPEINPANELEKRVADAFLIFDHHGNKTVDVREIGTILRFLGCVPTEADVNEVISATEFEDSNGTVHLSKFLPYVSQLIAEHKLEPAPPEKLLKAFHVLDQERKGFVDREYMTKLITEEGEPFTAEELEEMMAVAVDMSTDKIPYENYLNQLLVRIFLSYSCNFKIHALNIETLV
- the LOC129770343 gene encoding PHD finger protein 7-like encodes the protein MNLNEDFLEEEDYFYVGLDRLRFICCRCCSRYTPFLFHLPPSEDLANFAGGLQKDQLTFCPGCLPQAKQLLNFYSVADESAVLNFRLIELMKGFEYSNPYFRKYARLPRLLITIDSNANSVNFNDLECLEPSLRLEKLQHLLPQIHRTDNMKYSGLQEILDVLTVKSREIRDFYNEQKIVPASTSTIQNTICTYSNDATQDMEESSKHSESQNNNESTQVLEPGPTSYIAADSRFKLTVLSSDATHVCDICLLSEKNSLKYGEFIEKQQQKRTLRCHYFCLLSGTYISQKGGDKAGILGFLLKDINDSFKMYRDKICSYCNCRSAAIKCCETNCERWFHYICGYKNNCLTQFVGAFVSYCHEHHPVRHDEPHEEDDLCWICWEAMDIDNPISSIRSICEPNSKEASQPDIAWYHRECLQRFAFEAGYYFKCPNCFDKSFADHARLHGVFVPLRDASWELEQGAFKNIHKRNCTAEDCKLANARIGRKRTQLVGCKACGGGTMHMECAGVDDPNEFICAECMDATFIKLF
- the LOC129770345 gene encoding dynein regulatory complex protein 8 isoform X3, whose protein sequence is MADLDYPEINPANELEKRVADAFLIFDHHGNKTVDVREIGTILRFLGCVPTEADVNEVISATEFEDSNGTVHLSKFLPYVSQLIAEHKLEPAPPEKLLKAFHVLDQERKGFVDREYMTKLITEEGEPFTAEELEEMMAVAVDMSTDKIPYENYLNQLLVDF
- the LOC129770345 gene encoding dynein regulatory complex protein 8 isoform X1 encodes the protein MADLDYPEINPANELEKRVADAFLIFDHHGNKTVDVREIGTILRFLGCVPTEADVNEVISATEFEDSNGTVHLSKFLPYVSQLIAEHKLEPAPPEKLLKAFHVLDQERKGFVDREYMTKLITEEGEPFTAEELEEMMAVAVDMSTDKIPYENYLNQLLYEPQDSIYVLADQFKNQMRRKTIFKFYRR
- the LOC129770344 gene encoding INO80 complex subunit B, whose translation is MGKKKDSNVEREDDGYGFAHKKHKKHKKHKKSKSQSQLSVPTYDFVPNEVDQTVEIVEEIEYMEADPEPEIISGVEAEPEQESLSSTITNAVPPSPATPAKNTPPAKGSSIAKSKKKKGKGKDSGTSSEEERWLDAIESGKLEEVDDELKKIKPKDPKLMTARQRAMYERNTDKDTTSSATEMLMALPTGYKEKVMTAEAIQKAQLKSQKRKQLADEKREKDKKKTMERLLKKQDSKSVKAIKNRPVKAQHPVITYKNTLEGSTISLPPNMEFPLQPKKAKDPPKPILCGMPNCTNVKRYNCSKTNIPLCSYRCYKMNVDSIKHIIC